The DNA segment CATTGTTTACCACAGCGCTCGCGTTCCAGCAAACATAACATCTGGATTCGCTGGTGGAACGCAGATGATGGGCGTTGAAACACACCAACAAGCCCAACAACTGAAGGTCACGGCAGCACTGAAGACTAATCCTGTATCTCTCTTCGCAGTAGTAATGCTCATTATGGTCTGTTCCAGCCTGACCTGTAGTCCTCGTTGACCATCAGCGTGTTGGCTGCCCATCCAGGTGAGAAGGGTCGGGGTATCAAGCTGCTGCTGGGCACCACTGTAGGAGCTACGGATGGAGGAACCGGGGTCAGAGGTATGATGGAGGCGCCGCTGATGTTGCTGTCGTTCCCCAGACCCGCCTCGAAACTGGACCGAACCAAGGAGATGGACGAGAGGAGGTTGACGACGTTCTCCGATAACCTCCGGCAGTTCCGCGTCGACACCAGGAAGGGCTTGCTGCCGGAGAACAGCTCCTCCATCGAGGTCAGAGGGCCAGAGACGGACAGCTGGAGCCCGGCAACCGTGTCGGAAATCTGGGCAGGCAGGAAACGAGGATGTGATGGAGATTAAGTGTGACGGAAACCTCAAATTCGGGAGTGGGTGAGGATCATAAATCTGCGATGACTGCAGATGGAAAGAATCACGTTCAGGTCCTTCTCCAGGTCACACCAGCCTTCTACCAAATACAAAGACGTACATTAAGTATTTGCTAAGTTTTCTTCTTAAATAGACATTTTAGCGTCTTAAAGAGGCGAGTTCGCACTTTTGTTCCGCAGGTGTCGGAACGCTGGAGTGAGCGTGAACAGTTATGATGAAAATCACTGTGGATAatatttatttggtcattttcaaGAGTCACAGTTTCAAGAAAAAGTAGATTCAAATGGATAATTTGTGCAGCATATTAGACAGATGAACGGAAAAGGGACAATTTTAGGGGATTTCAGGAGAGAGAACCAGAGGACTGGTGGCAAAAATCTTCCATTtattgtctttctgtctgtgtttgccaGTCAGCATGAGATCGGCAGCTTTCGTGATGCTGACTGATGACGCCTGAAACGGAGCCACGGCAAAACCCGACTTCTCGCTGGCGCCCGGTTCACTGGCGTGGCTGCAGACGATGTTTCAGTCTGACACACAGACCACTGTCTCACCGCAGCAAAATCAATGAGACCGAGTTTGATTTTCTCCCTTCCTGTCCTGCATGAAGGCATGaattctctcacacacacacacacacacacaggcacacacacacacacagagcaacaaGCTGGGCAGGGGAGCATAACTCACCAGCAGATCGATGGAAGCTAGCGTATAATTGGCTGTGAGAAGAGACGAGGTCAACTGATACATCCCATCATTAGCCTCgctgttgccatagaaaccaATGCCAATGGCAACActgcagagagggggagaaagcaATCATGAAATCACTGTGGGAGGAGAcatagcctgtgtgtgtgcctgtgtgtgtgtgtctgtgtgtgtgtgtgtgtgtgtgtgtgtgtgtgtgtgtgtatgtgtgtgagatagAGATAGAGAGACTAGGGAGCATATCAGTAATGTTTAATTCAGTGTGTatgtacattttaaatgaaagtgaCACATGGAGATAGAGCTGGAGAGGATGGGATGCGAGTGCTCCGGGTGAGCCAACCAGAAGTGAAACACTGGGGGGAGGAATAAACAGATGagtcggtgggggggggctgactcTTGGCACCGAGCAGTTAAGCttcaggaaggaaaatgttaaaacacgCCGTCTTGTTTACACATCTTTGGGTTATTCAAATATTCAGATTAAGGCTCAAGCCAGATGTTCGTCAAATCCCCTCGAACCCGAGAGAATGGTATGACCCAATCTCCCACAAAGTATGTGACCCAGATTAGAAAGCAGGGGGAAAGGGAAGAATGCGTGTGCATACGTGTCTGCGCGGGTTTCATCTCAAGCTACCAAATGTGAAAATTGTCAAACACGGCTGCACGTTCTGCGACCGAGGACGGCCATCTGGAGGAAACGGTCACGTGAAATGTTTTCAAGACGTAGCCGGCAGcagattttctttcctttgagTCTGTGCGAAGAAAGCGTCAGCAAAGATGacatgagattaaaaaaacagaacagccTTAAGATTAGTGAGACGTGACCAGCGCCTACAAAAGTAGGACCACCAGTGTTTCATGTCAACTCGCCATTTCAGGAgcaaaaactttaaaatataacCGTTAGCGACAAGCTAAACGTTAGCGTGCTGGAGACGCATCAAATATTAGAGAAGATGTAGCGGCTCAATGGGTGCATGGTCACCAGATCTGAGGGGAGCACTGGTGGGTAGATGGACCAAAGGTGGGCGAGCggagccctctctctctctctctctctcacacacacacacacacacacacacactgctgtcatCAGTCAGTACAGCAGCATAACATGACCGTCAGCTGCCAAACTGTCGTCCTCTCAGGTGACATTCGCAAATGTGTGAGAGAATAAACAGCACATGACGGTGGAGAGAATGACAACATGTGATTCACAGCTTTGTTGTTgatccattaaaaacaaaaagaaacagggGCGTTGAGGAACTTAATGTCTACTTCTTTATTCTGCGATCATGCTGCTGTCTGCCGTCGCCGTGGCAACGTCAGAACAGAAACGTCCCTTCCGCCATCCCCACGTGGAAAATAATCAGATTCCAGATCCTTTTTCATTCAAAATGTCGATGGCTGAGAGAAGACGTGTGTGTCCATGAAATGTTGTGAAATTCTGTGCCAATCTCACCAGCACAGTGTgaccgccgccaccgccacccaCGTGACGCAGCAGATGCCCCGCCCCTTCTTCCCGCTGTAACCGTGACCCGTGCTGccgtcttcgtcctcctcctcctcctccgagccCTCGCTCCGGTCGCCGCggtgacagcagcagtagtataTGAGGAAGGAGAGAACCACCAGGAGGGAGATGACCAGGGCGATGGCTGACACGCTGGACAAGACCAGCAAAGTCTGAAAGAGTCAAAAAAATGGCGTTTTACCACCAAGAAAAGCCATTTCAGAGGGTTGAATAGCAACTAACGCCAATTGGCTGCCCAGTTTGTCACAATGtccccccacagcagcagcagaaccgacAAAAACCCGGACAATTTGGATGAATCCGTTGTAATTATTAATGCCTCTCCAGGCTTTTAACGCTCAGCCCTGAGCTGTAAATGCGGCGCGGTGATTAATACGCGCTGAGCCATGTCAGACTTTGATCGAGCGCCGTGTCAGAAAGTCAACATTACTGAAATGCATTTTCCCTCCAACACATATCTCCAGTATTATCCTTCATCCCTCGGCCCGTCTGTCACTCCCATTTGCTACCTTCTCCGTCTCTTTCCTCCCGTTCGTTCCTTCAAGCCCCTCCCCATTTCCCCGCGCTCTCACCCTCTCCCCAAcccacgtcccccccccctccccgtctaTCCACACCACTGCATCTCTATTAATAATCTGTGACCTACTTAAATACATTCTttgccactctctctctctcactcccactctcctctccctcgctcgctcgctctctgcCCGCTCTTCTGTTCACCAACCTCCTCGCATTactcattttctctccctctctctcccgtTCCGTTTCTCTTGGTGCACTTTGAGTCGCTTTTGTCTTTCGGTTCTGCGGGATAAATCGTGCcgactcctccccccccccccaccctcagcccCCCCTTTTGTACCGCAGAGAAGTCGCAAACATGCACAGCGAGCCGGAGCACTTTGAGGATGAGACCTCTGCACGTTGGAGGGGAGGCGGCACCGTTCCGGAAGCAGCTGTGCAAACCTGCCCGAGGATCGGCACCATGTTGAATCCATGACACGCTCACATGCAACCGAACTGTCTAAAATGTCTCCGCCTAACACGCGCGGTAACCTCCGGGGGAACGTGGAGCGCACTGGGTCAATACTGACATCGCACAGGGGTCCGACGGGCAGGAACCTGGACTGAGGATCCATTAAAATTTGACTGGTCATATTTGAGCCACTCGTAGTTTTGGGTTGGGCCTTCGATTCCTGACAACAACCAACAATGCTGGTTTTAGATGAAACCAAGACCTGGACCggctgggatggggggggggggttctctcgTAAATGCTGTTTGCTGTCGGTGCTACAGGAGAAATTTACTGTGCGGAGCAAATCTCCTGTCAACCAGTTGTTCCAGCCCCAACCGCCGGTGCGTTTATGAGAACAGTGGTGGACAAACGCTGTAATTATCCTCTGACGCGAGCCAACAGGTCGGTGGGTTCAGGTTTCAGTGCTCCAGTCTTACCTGCTGGTACTCCCAGCTGTCGGGGACAAAGGTGTTGTCCTTCATCTGCATGGTGAGGTCCAGCCGGGGGAGGGCGTGACACAGTCTCACCCAGAGCGAAGGGGTATAGCTGGGCACTGTCGCCATGGCAGCCATTTTCTACCggtcccctcctccaccctgcgAGAGGGACAAAAGTGGTGTCAGTGCGAACGGGCATGAACTAACAacaaggaggggaggaaagagggtaAGAAGGGTTTAAGGACGTCCTGAGAAGACCGAGGCGACGTGTTCTGATCTCTGCTCAGTGAGGGCAGGACGTTGGCGTCACTGAGAAAGTTTACAGAGCACCGGTGCACGTGCATCGCTCGGGAGGATCCGGAGCGCCGTGACCGGACGGAAGCGCGCTGAAACCGATAAGGCCGAAGACCTCCGCTCACGCCGATGGCGTCGATGTGAAATACAGCCGCGAGTGTGACGCGCTCGCTGCCGAAATAGATACTGGATGACAGCGATTCGCCCTCATCGCAGATTAAATGTCCTTGAGTTGGAGCTGGTAGGTTTAAAAACATCTCCAGCTTCCAAAAATACGACGGCCTTGTCTTCCTTGGTTCGCTTTACACTGAGTTTAGGACTGTTTTCCGTTGCCAGGttttcatttttccttctcGTGACCTCCTAAAGAGACGCATGCATCAGTGTTGTGGATTACAGCGTATAGGGGACATAAGTGATCCGGTGACCGGAGCGGATCATGAATGATGTATGCACGACTCCGTCATCACACTCTCATCTGTTCAGCATGCAATATCTCCTCCCGCAGCAGAACCACGGGGATAAAGTAAAGTACAGGAGGACAAAGGACAAATCCAGTTAGCCAAAACACATCATTGTTCCCCCGGCAGAGGGGgcgggtgagggggggggcaaagggcgAGACAGGAGCCTGTCAGACTTCTGATAGCAGCTGCCCAGATTAACAGACCGTCAGAGATTTACTGTTCAAGACAGAAGCGCTTTTTCGGACGGGCTGAAGGAACAatccagagcaacagcagcgaaGGGAAAACCGTTCAAACGGCGCAGACAGGCGCAATTTATGTCCGGGGCAATTACAATCCAATCCCCTTCAGAAGATCCTCAATTAAATGCCCGTGTTTACTGTTTCACTGCAGCTGTCGTCCCGCCGCCGCAACTGTAAATGGCCACATTTGTCTGCCCCGCTGAAGGAATTTACTACCCCCATTGATTCATCCTCGCAGGGCAGCGCACGGAACTGTGCCACATTCTGCGCTGCCGATGAAGGCTCGGCTTTGGCCGAACCTCACACTCAACAGCAGACCATTTCTCTCTCAGGTTTGGGCCACTTGTGGAGGAGAGCCCGTTAATAACGGGCCTGGGGGCCTGACGAGAGAGGCTCTGAGGCCATTACAGAGAGCCCGTTCACCTTTCTGGTCCCATCAGCCCGACTGTCACCAATCGAATCAATGCCAGAACTCCAGTTCCCTTATTAAAACTGAGCTGGACACTGCGGGAGCACTAACGGGCTCTTCCCTGGTGTTGTGCATCACTTAATGGCTGGTtttggttttagtttttttaatgggggggggggatttgtgaGTGGGTTGATGCGATTAGATCGGTTCGGTCAATTTAAGGTCAATTTATCAGATTTCAGAGGGGATTATTGATCCTGACAGGCGAAACAATCAACTAAATGATTCCAAAAATCAAATGAGGATCATGTGGACTTGTTGAAATCGTATCAAACAGgtgcaaaaataataaaacggTGGCCTTTAATGGAACATAGAAGCATAAAATACGCAGGATTAGAGCGCGCTGAGGCGGGTTATCTGTCCGCCGTCATGACAGGCATCCGGTCGAAGGTCAAAAAGGAATCTCCTGCAAACAGAGTTATTGAGGCAACTTAATGAGGTGCTGCTGTGAGCAGCAGGcgagggggtgtgggggtgttcaCAGTCCAGAAGCAGCAGTTACTCAGCAGTTGTCACAGACAGGAACCCTCAAGTTGACGGGATGTCTCCAGCCAGCATGTTATCACGCCTCTCTCCATTCCAACTGAAGCCAGATAAATCTAATAAGTAACGTTTTCTGAGTCCATCTCCGAAGAGTGCatgagaaaaataagaaaaaaaaccacacagcGGAGCTGAGGAGAGAGGTGGGACCCGCTCACAGCCAATggcagcagagaagaaagaaaaatgaggcTTTAATTCTGTGTCGGCTCTGCTCAGAAGCTGAAACTGCACCGACAATGAAATCAGTGGCGTGCATGTCCGAATGTGAAAAAGGGGCATTTTGTGAAGTGGCTAATGAGAGCATCTCTGTCAGCAGGAGTTTGGATCAGCACCGAAGACGAGTCTCgctcttcatctttttttaacaacagcCCCACTCAAGATGAAGGGGGTGTAGTCAAACGAGCCGCTGGAATGATGCATATTTCCTCACAAGTTCTGTGGCTCATTACGTGCAACAACAGCCTTAATCACCATGATTCACAGACATTCACGGTACGTCGGCACGGGGACGTTGTTCCCCTGcatgaggaggaaacagaaaaggaGGAGCACCTTCTCCGTTTCCACTCATCTGCAAAATGAACGCAGGCTTCCGACAAAGGTCCTTCAAAGTGAGCGCAGCTGACCGACGGGGAAGCGAGTGCAGCTCGCAGCCACCGAGTCAGAGTGAATCAGTGCTCCGATGTGTGCAAGAGTCCGGATGATGGCAAAACGCTTCCGCGCCAGCGACCACATCAACGCAAGGCATCGAGTCGTCCTGCACATTCCACAAGCTGCCAAGACGCTTGTGTGGAAACCCAGAAATTAAATCCAAGCCTCGTCTGACTCACGTAGCTGCCGTGCAGACGTCTGCGGCCGCGCATTCGTCCATGATGTATGAACGGATAAGCAGAGCTCAACATAGGTAACACACTCATGTACAGTGATGCATTTCACCGACTGGCGACAGCTCTGCCGATTTAACCGCAATAAGAGAGAGGATCTTACCCCTTTGCCTCGCTTTGGGAGATTTCTGTCCCCGAATGCGTATTTCTCTCCGCCGGCGTCCGTGAAATATTTACCCGCTCAGAGACGTGTACCGCTGGCCGTCAACGCTTGATGCTCCTGGAAAAACATGGTCCTGAAAAAACTGACTTGGAGAGGTAGAAAAGCATGTcaaaaggagggggaaaaatgagcCGGTGCGTGCTGGAGcgatttaaatattaaacagcCAATAACTGTAAGGTTGACAGTGGAGAGGTGCTCGTGTTGATGGATGAGAGAAGAGCTCTCAGcgagagcgagcgagggaggcagagagggagagagagagagagcgcgcgaGCACGGTAGAGAGAGTGATTAAGATTGAGGAGACACCCCCGAGGGACCCTTTATCGTTGCATTGTAGCCCGTCATAGCTTAACGCCCAAACGACTTCACAACACGATGTGGCTCAAAGATAATTAATCTGTTAACGGGGAttagaggggaggggggggggcgtctaaCCCCTCGCTCATTCCATTCCGGAATACAGAAGCGCATTTTTAACATCGACCCCCATCACCAAAACGGCCCCGCGCGCCCCCATGCACCTGACCGCTGCCAGCCCAGAACACCCCAGAACCAGCAGGTTCCAGACGACACCACCTAAAAAACGGTTTAAAATCACTCACATGTCGGAACAAACAGCAGAGACGCTCGTTCAAATCAGGcgaaaataaaaaattaaactgaaaacacacaagtgcAAGCATCCATGAataaggggaggggggagatgcAGGGAAGGGCGATATAGAAaaactgaggggggggggggggagtgggttcccagggagtggagggagggaaagagagagatggagtgaACAATGAATGGGGGCATgcaatggatttttttttttccggtcAAAGCAGCTTTCAGGGGAGCAGCATCAAAACAAAATCAGTGTCCAGTAAAGCTGGGGGGGGAACGAGCCCCCGAGTGATGAGGGGGACACGGGCGGAGACGCCGCTGCGGGGGCGCCGTGGCCGCCGGGCGCCACCGGGAAATTTCAAAGTGAAATGCTGCAGTTAAAAAGTGACTTAAATGCGAATAGGTCTGTGAAAAAGGAGCAGAAGCgaaccagcggggggggggggaaaggagggagggagagggggggggggggggggagtttttCTGTGTCACTGAAAAGAGAGTGGGggaagggaggcagggagaTAATGCAAGCGAGGGCACGAGCAGCGGAGAGGCAGAGAACATAGAGAGTACCCACGGACTCACATAGACGCCGGTGCATGTGTTCACGAGCATCTGGGAGAAATGCAGAAAATTCAATTATGCATGCAAGACTCGTTCAGAGAGTTCCCAACAGTGTTGCATCCACACCATCAGACACAGCTCTGACTaaatatcacccccccccccacacacacacacacacacacacacgcacacagacgaTGTAAAAGAAAAACGAACTCGACTCCACACGCGACATCGCCGACCATTCACCAGAAATGCGGAACAGATCATCATTCTTCAGTCCCTCGTTAAACAGATTAGCCAATAATGAGCTGCAGGGGCACTTAGGTTCCTTTATggctgtaaaggaaatgttacATTTTGGTCTCATTAATAATTAATGTTCCCTGAGCTTTTAGGGCAGGTGCCGCGTtctgtggtggtgatggtggggaaATAAAAGCTTGTGCTTAAAGGGGGTTTACAGTTactgaaatatttattcattcgTTCAATAAAGCAGTTTTTTAGGTCCAGCAAATCTGGTTTGGGAAAAAATATCTTGGCATCAAAGCAGATTGTTAAATGATTGATCCAAAGCGATACAATAAAATACGACAAAACACACAATTGCAGCGAGTAAATTGGACAGGGCACTTGATTCCGGTTacataaatgaaaacatttctcCAGCAAAAGCAGAACTTGTAGATTTATAATCTTCTGTCTCTATGAATCGTTATAAAAGTGTCTTCCCCCATGATAAAATCATATAAAGTCAGCATGACCAGTAATATTCCTGGATTATTAGCACACGCGCGCTGTATCTTTTTTCACCCTTTCATCATCGTAGCTTTACAGTGCACAACGTTTCATAAAAACCATCTACTGCGTCACCCCCAATGGTACACAGGTGCAAAGTGTTTACAGGTAAACGGCCAAAGTTCAGGCCTTTGCCCACCTTCAGGTCCCCCACCCGTTCAAAAATGCGCTCTTCCTCAGTGTAATTGGTCTTGGCCAGGGTGAGGTGGTAGCGAGGGTTGTAGGAGTGCCTG comes from the Takifugu rubripes chromosome 7, fTakRub1.2, whole genome shotgun sequence genome and includes:
- the ttyh1 gene encoding protein tweety homolog 1 isoform X3, whose protein sequence is MAAMATVPSYTPSLWVRLCHALPRLDLTMQMKDNTFVPDSWEYQQTLLVLSSVSAIALVISLLVVLSFLIYYCCCHRGDRSEGSEEEEEDEDGSTGHGYSGKKGRGICCVTWVAVAAVTLCCVAIGIGFYGNSEANDGMYQLTSSLLTANYTLASIDLLISDTVAGLQLSVSGPLTSMEELFSGSKPFLVSTRNCRRLSENVVNLLSSISLVRSSFEAGLGNDSNISGASIIPLTPVPPSVAPTVVPSSSLIPRPFSPGWAANTLMVNEDYRWLSYVLLLLLDLIVCLFILLGLAKQARWLLILMTVLAWLALFLSWGSLGLETATVVALSDFCSDPNTFILNTTQFNMGTSSDVLDYYLTCSRRMNSPFQQLLTQSQRALSNIHTHLSSLDRNALTQFPKAEKSLREVQQILNSTEGNFHQLVALLNCRGLNKDYIDSLKGLCYDGMEGLLYLSLYSFLSALAFTALLCSLPGAWRSFPRTPNVSSNGNPGYESLPLTDRQSPPPSYSPSMLTGYGGSQSHPNPAHSRNLYSR
- the ttyh1 gene encoding protein tweety homolog 1 isoform X4 codes for the protein MAAMATVPSYTPSLWVRLCHALPRLDLTMQMKDNTFVPDSWEYQQTLLVLSSVSAIALVISLLVVLSFLIYYCCCHRGDRSEGSEEEEEDEDGSTGHGYSGKKGRGICCVTWVAVAAVTLCCVAIGIGFYGNSEANDGMYQLTSSLLTANYTLASIDLLISDTVAGLQLSVSGPLTSMEELFSGSKPFLVSTRNCRRLSENVVNLLSSISLVRSSFEAGLGNDSNISGASIIPLTPVPPSVAPTVVPSSSLIPRPFSPGWAANTLMVNEDYRWLSYVLLLLLDLIVCLFILLGLAKQARWLLILMTVLAWLALFLSWGSLGLETATVVALSDFCSDPNTFILNTTQFNMGTSSDVLDYYLTCSRRMNSPFQQLLTQSQRALSNIHTHLSSLDRNALTQFPKAEKSLREVQQILNSTEGNFHQLVALLNCRGLNKDYIDSLKGLCYDGMEGLLYLSLYSFLSALAFTALLCSLPGAWRSFPSESEEYEDSDSESEDPFTSHQDSKRFLQWQPWL